A window of Vicinamibacteria bacterium genomic DNA:
CGCTCGAGATCGACGACGCCACGGTTCGCACGCGGATACTCTCCGACATCTCCGAGATCCTCGCGAACTTGAACCGCGGCCGGGCGCTTTTGGCCAACCGGAGAAAAGAGCTCCTATCCAAGGAAGGAATCGCCGAATTCGGGGTGCAGTTCCAGCTGCTGAGCCAGAGCGTGGTCAGTGCACTCGGGCTCGCCGACACTCCCGAAAAGTGCGACGAGCAGCTCTCGAAGCTGATGCTCCAGCTCGAAGAGCTCGAAACGAGATTCTCCGAGTTCGACGAGTTCGTGGCCGAGCTCACGACCAAACGCGAGGAGATCTACGAGGCGGTCGCATCGAAGAAGCAGGCCCTGGTCGATCAGAGAAACCGCCGTGCCCAGACGCTCGTGCAGGCCGCCGAACGAATACTGGAGAGCGTCTCGAGACGTGCCGAATCATTCGAGACCGCGGACGCGTTGAACGCCTTCTTCGCCTCCGATCCGATGGTGGCGAAGCTTCGGCAAACCGCGAAAACCCTTCGCGAGCTCGGCGACTCGGTTCACGCGGACGAGATCGAGGGACGAATCAAGGCGGCCAAGGAGGACGCTTCCCGAGGCCTCCGTGACCGGCAAGACATCTACGAGGAGGGTCAGAACGTCATCAAGCTCGGGCGGCACCGATTCAGCGTCAACACCCAGCCGCTCGAGCTCACCATGGTTCCACGAGACGCGGGAATGTCCCTCCACCTCACCGGCACTGGATTCTACGAGCGAATCGAGGATCCCGAGTTCGTGAGAACACGAGACTACTGGTCCCAGGAGCTGGTTTCGGAAACCAGGGAGGTCTACCGAGGCGAGTTCCTCGCCTACACGATTTTCGCCGATGCCGAGCTCGGTAGCGGCGACCTCTCCGTCCGCAAGCTCCACGAGGCCGCCCTCCACGACGGGCACCTGCTCGGACTCGTTCGCAACTACGCTTCGGAGCGTTATGACGAAGGCTACGAGCGCGGGATCCACGACGCCGACGCGACCAAGATTCTGGAGAAGCTCCTTTCGATGCGCGAGACGGCCGATCTGCTTCGCTACTCGCCGTCGGCGCGTGCCCTGGCCACCCTGTTCTGGGCGAGCTATCCCGAGCGCAAGAAGCGCTCGCTCTGGGAGAGTGAGGCGAGGAGCCTGGTGCGGCTGCGATCGCAGTTTCAACGGGCGGTGGCGATGGCGCGGCTTCACGATGAGCTCGACCAGGCGATCGTCGAGCATCTTTCCGGTCTCGGCATCGCGACCTCGCTCGCAGAAGTCCGGGGGGCCGGGGCTTACCTTCTCGAGGAGATCGCGCGTCAGCCTCAAAAGTTCGTTCTCAGCGCCGAAGCCGACGCGCTCTTGCGTCGCTTCGATGCATACCTGCACGAGGCGGGTGGCGAGCGCGACATGGAGCAGGACCTGAGAGCGCTTCGCGACGAGCCGGCGCGCGCCTTCGAGCTGGTTCGGACCTGGATGACAGCCTTCCTCGCGGGAGAAGACACACGCTTCACCGACGAGGCGGTCGTGGCCCTCTTGTACCAGGGCACGGTGAGCCGGGAGGTCTCGAGCGCCCAGGCGGCCACCGAGGTGGAGGGCCTACTCGGAAATCATCCAAGGATCGTGAACGGTCGAATGACCCTGCGCCTCGACGAGCTCCTAGCGCGGGTCGGCCGATTCCGGCAGGAGCGCGTGCCAGGGTTCCGCGACTTTCAGAAGGCTCGGCATGCCCTACTGATGCGGGAGAGCGAGAAGCTACGCCTCGAAGAGTACAAGCCGCGAGTGATGTCCGCATTCGTGAGGAACCGGCTCATCAACGAAGTCTACCTCCCACTCATCGGCGACAATCTGGCCAAGCAGATGGGAGCTCTGGGCGAAGGGAAGCGGACCGATCTCATGGGCATGCTTCTTCTCGTTTCTCCCCCGGGCTACGGCAAGACGACGCTGATGGAGTACCTCGCCAGCCGGCTGGGCCTCGTTTTCATGAAGGTGAACGGCCCTGCGCTCGGCCATTCGGTGACATCGCTCGATCCCGCCGCAGCCCCTAACGCGACCGCGAGGCAGGAAATCGAGAAACTGAACCTGGCCTTCGAGATGGGCAACAACGTCCTGCTATACGTCGACGATATCCAACATACTCATCCCGAGTTTCTCCAGAAGTTCATTTCCTTGTGCGACGCCCAGCGCAAAGTCGAAGGAGTATGGAAGGGACGGACCCGAACCTACGATCTGCGGGGCAAGAAGTTCGTCGTTTGTATGGCGGGCAACCCCTACACCGAGTCGGGGGCCAAGTTCCAGATTCCCGACATGCTCGCCAACCGCGCCGACACCTACAATCTCGGCGACATCCTCGAAGGCAAGGACGAGCTCTTCGCGCTCTCCTACATCGAGAACAGCCTCACGTCGAACCG
This region includes:
- a CDS encoding DNA repair ATPase, translating into SLLEKVGNADLVRGISDLLGIRRMVDEQEPTRQKYEDLVTACSRTIDGYYWLDHEEVGKLLSAVRDVHATAEAIIDEFEKVEALRAEAGKVFSAAEESVATIFRDIAPDSWTAIDQFVDCLSRLRSARGHLITLRETRYIDLAGVESLEQRIVETFDAISERAVEFLLGEEALAPYRAQVGELEASVPGLAKVTEAEAHRRALEELADRLDLLTEVVGSLEIDDATVRTRILSDISEILANLNRGRALLANRRKELLSKEGIAEFGVQFQLLSQSVVSALGLADTPEKCDEQLSKLMLQLEELETRFSEFDEFVAELTTKREEIYEAVASKKQALVDQRNRRAQTLVQAAERILESVSRRAESFETADALNAFFASDPMVAKLRQTAKTLRELGDSVHADEIEGRIKAAKEDASRGLRDRQDIYEEGQNVIKLGRHRFSVNTQPLELTMVPRDAGMSLHLTGTGFYERIEDPEFVRTRDYWSQELVSETREVYRGEFLAYTIFADAELGSGDLSVRKLHEAALHDGHLLGLVRNYASERYDEGYERGIHDADATKILEKLLSMRETADLLRYSPSARALATLFWASYPERKKRSLWESEARSLVRLRSQFQRAVAMARLHDELDQAIVEHLSGLGIATSLAEVRGAGAYLLEEIARQPQKFVLSAEADALLRRFDAYLHEAGGERDMEQDLRALRDEPARAFELVRTWMTAFLAGEDTRFTDEAVVALLYQGTVSREVSSAQAATEVEGLLGNHPRIVNGRMTLRLDELLARVGRFRQERVPGFRDFQKARHALLMRESEKLRLEEYKPRVMSAFVRNRLINEVYLPLIGDNLAKQMGALGEGKRTDLMGMLLLVSPPGYGKTTLMEYLASRLGLVFMKVNGPALGHSVTSLDPAAAPNATARQEIEKLNLAFEMGNNVLLYVDDIQHTHPEFLQKFISLCDAQRKVEGVWKGRTRTYDLRGKKFVVCMAGNPYTESGAKFQIPDMLANRADTYNLGDILEGKDELFALSYIENSLTSNRVLAPLTTRDPGDVDKLVRMARGEPIQVDQLSHAYSAVELSEILSVLEKLLRVQQTLLRINQQYILSASQQDAYRTEPPFKLQGSYRNMNKLAEKIVAAMNEGELETLIDDHYLGESQTLTTGAEENLLKLAEMRGRMTPGQRQRWEEIKKGFVRIQRMGSSADDPASRLTGQLSIVSERLEDISESIERAVEEAASRSADGLDPDISAFAAAPPPVSTVDVKLDLAPYIEKLHEVLDAIRNGQKEVRVVEREPEGPPPDYELISREAYLIQGTLIPLVKFMAHRFRGYRGIDDPKLKQLIAKLEHVDDIPELVDALQKVNVSALSNMTDVGEDPGAHS